The Drosophila simulans strain w501 chromosome 3R, Prin_Dsim_3.1, whole genome shotgun sequence genome contains the following window.
GTCGCAATCACTTTTCTTCCCTTCGCACTTTCGAAATAAACGCTTTTGCCTCTTGCATAATTTCCGCCAGTAATAACTATTAATGTTAGAACTAATAAACAACTTCGTGATGTAAGTGCTTTGCGCCACGCAATCCTGTCAAAACAACCCAAATGATAGGCAGACGGGCATTGTTCATGTCCTGACTGACATCCTCGTCAATTGCCAGCGACAACTGGGCCAAGCACTCATAAAGTGGCAAACTAAAATGAACTTGACTTTGAGCTTGGAGGTTAGCCGTTTGCTGATTTCGATGAGGTAACACGAATGTAAGTAATTTGATCTAGGAGCTGTCCGGATAGGCGGTTCCTATCAGGCGCAtgccattccatttccatccgTGGGAGACAATCGTGGCGGAGGCATGGCCCAACTGGATGTGGCAGGGTTCCTCCTCCGCCGTGGCCAGGAAGCAGGCGGTGTACAGGGCGAGGTCAAGTTCGGGCGAGGTGCCCACAAAGAAGCCGTTGACTGGTTTATTGATGTTGTGGAACGTGTAGCGAACGCTGAGAACCATTTGGTTGTGCTGAGGAAATAAAGCAATCCTCTTTTGTAAGGATCATCTAAGTATCCGCTTTTAAACCTTACCTTTCCCATTTCCTTGTGGTTCAGCCAGCCCTTGTAGTCCACATTTCCACGCTGCTCCTGATCGGCAAAGTACAGCCAGTTATGCAGGCCCAGGACCTTCTGGTCCCGAATCTCCGCCATGAAGACGTGCTCGAAACTGGAACTGCCCACAATGCCACGACCTCTGGAGTAGGGAGTGAACCACAGCTCCTGCAGCAGACGCAGCTGATCGTCATATTCTACGCTCACAATATCTAGAGGGTAATGGATAGGTATACTAATctgatttatttgatttaaaggTTACTCACCCTTGTGTACCAAATAACGCATGGTCAGCTTCATCACACGCGTACCCATCACGGCCCTAAGGAAATCATGCTGCTCCTGGACGTGCTCCGGCGTTGGATGCTCCTGCACAGCCACGTCCAACTCGTAGTTGTCAAAGAGCCTCATTAGCAGAGCGGTGGTGGAGTTGGCATccctggccagcagatcctgGTGCAATTCAAAGAGGCTGGAAGATTTCAAGTAAGtatttaatgaattattatttgttttaactAAATTGCATCATCATCAAATTAAAccttttaattataaaattcatTAGGCAGCGCAACTAGGTACTTACTTTCTAGGGGCTCGATCATCATGAGCACCTGAAGTGGTCTTCCCCTGGAGATTCACCTTGTAGAGGTATGGACTGACCTCGGTCTCCTCCGCGTACAGATTCTTCGAGAGGGTCAAGACGTCATCCGGCGTTTTGGGCAGCGGTTTGCTGTGGAAGTACTCTAAGAGAAAAAACCGATGTGCAATCGCTTACGGAAGAGAGCTTAAAGAGAAAACTCACCGTAGAAGTGCCAGCTCAAAATGCCAATGGTGATCAGCAGGCCTACGATCACGAATCTCTTCAGCTTCTGGCATTTGGCGCTGTCGATGTTGCTagtgctgtttgtttgctgctgcactgcgtcCATTGTGATATAATTATCCAATTAAGATAAgtcaaacatttgtttttgcgCCTCTGTTTACTTTCCCGATGCTCGCCGTTTATCTTTAACCAAAACTCTCGCGTTGATCGAGTTTTATCTGCTCTTTACGACCAACTGCCTTTATGGCTGAAACGACACTGAGCAGTGGGTTTGCTCCAATGCGGATCTGCCCGCTCATATGCTTGCTGAACACATGAGTAGTTCCCCCGAAAAATTGGATAACACGCTCTCCCTCTCCttctgttttcgtttttggcgCTCTCTAGGGGATCATTGTTGTGGTTTGTTTTCCCCTCACGAgcagcattttgtttgttcagGAGCGGATTCGTTGGGCCCCCTTGCCAAATTTCAAGTTTGAGGATAAAAATGACAATGTGCAGCATATGGTGTAATTTATGTGGTGGCCCAATTCTAGGAAAGCGGCCAGTCCAAGTAGGAAAACTATTTCCtaaagaaataaaactaaaccaaactaatataaataaaatgtaactGAAAAACTAAGAGTCGGTTGAACCTTGGATAATcgcttatatttttattgattttataaaagaatttaattttaatatagaATCTGCCTTAAGCTGTGAATGTTTAACAACAAGAAACCAATTATTCTTCTCCACAATACTTCTAGTATCTATTGATATTTAGATatagatatttaaaattcaattcatatttttgtggGAATATAATACATATGGCAAGCCTACTAATTTTTGGTACTTAAGGAATTTCATCCAAAGGCTTTAATAATTACTAACATCGTGACTTGAATAACTCATCTAGAAGtactaaacaaataatttaatcaCGCATTtactaatttgtttgtttcaaCGAATATAGCGTCATTTGTATTAAAGTCTCGACTGCAATATAATTACTTCCAAATTGGGCTTAAACCATATTGTgtataacaaaaaaaacttcAACAGGAAACTGTGACGtgatttgaaaaaaaattgacaataaaTTGTGAGCAAAATATTGTATAATTGAACACCTATAATTGCAGTGCGAAATTTTCTTAAGGCTtgatgtttattttattagcaacAACATGTTACTTTTATATTGTCTGGAGTCTGCAGTTACTACAATTAGTTGAAAATTGTCTGTAAaacgtaaataaaataaaatactttgtCGCCAAAGAAGGAATGACAAAAACCACATTAACTTACACAATCTAATACCAAGATATCCATCatgctatatttaaattaaccTTGATCAATAATTATTCAAGACACGGGAAAACAAATAGCTCGACACGAAAGGtgtaatttgtttgctgtttgctagAATTGTATCCACCTTGTAGAAGAATTCGGTAAACAAAAGAAGAGttttacaaatattgaaatttgatACTTTATCTTTTGGattagcatttattttaatcttCACAGTTAAGcgaattgtttgctttgttaCAATCATCTAATATTTTCCAATACAATGTTTGCCTTTTTCAAGTTTTGaagaatgattttattttaagatgaTATTTATAGGTAAATCTGATCAGCAAGGTTATTCAACAGTTAgttctttatatttaaagtaaatacaCGTGTGTCTAGCCAAAAACCGGATTTCGCTGCTTCTTTTAATCTTCTGACTCCTAAAACTCCGAAGCTAAAGAATTCGGAGCGGGCATTTCATTGATTAGCTTCTTTCTAATTTATTGACAAGCATTCTTCGGCAATATTTACCAAATCTTACGAAATGAAAGACCAATACGTATACTTTCACCCGAGTTGACCCCTCTGGATGATAGATAGTGTACGAAGATTATCAGCTCGGAAACTTTTGTAGCTTCGTTTGCTGCGTTAATTTAgtggcagttgttgttgccgctcgGAAGTCTTTTATAAAGGCCAGTCGAGCTAGAAATTGTATTCAGTTCAAATATTAACGGCGTCGTGTGCAGTTGCTCGGCATTTGATATAAACTGTGAGTGTGAATTGGAAAATAGTGTTCTATCCCATccatatttatgcaaatatttgttgtagAGTGATTGCATTCGTAATGCAATCCCGTTCATATAGtagcaaaataaacaatacgTGTGTGGTGTGATATTTGAATGCAACGCATTTTGTTGGGTATAAATCGGCagtgcttgtttgtttttccgccACTTGGTGTATTGGAAATTACTGAGGGAGGCTTATTAAGTTAGTGATTGtgaataaacatttataaaaatagtacAGCGCCACGATAAGGAACATTCGTTCATTTGTGCAAGTGAATTTTTGATAAGAATAAATAGAAGATTATTGTTTAAgtaaagaataaaataaacaaaactcaaCTACATTGAGTGTTTGAAAGGAATTGTTATATTGCGAATCTTAAATACCTAAATATCAAGACTTCAGCGGAACAAATTGGTTATTCGATCTAACTAGTTTTCAAattctttgaattttttaattttaaatttttcatttgttttgctggaTTGATTACTAATTTAGATAGATAGGAAGATAGCTTAGACATCTCgacaacaaatatttgtttatagcTCTTAAAGCTTAGATTACATTGCGCATTTGAAGAAAGCCACAGCCCCAACGGTTATGTAAGCTTTCGCCCGTTCTAAGCCCAAGCTTTTAAGAGATAGCTTTGTTGGAGCCAGCACTTCGACTACGCTCTTCTAAAACGTCGGAAGGTCCACAGGTGTcattggaaaatgtttgatttgGGCGTGTTGGTTCGACAGGTGTCTTCCCATTTGGAATTTGTTATGAAATGTGACAGCAAATCGGCGGAGTGTCCATAAGTGGGCACTACACGCCTGATCGGAATATCAATTGTTTGTGCAGGTGGCACACCTCAAAGCCCCCGTTGAACTACGTCTGTGTCCAAACTCTCACTCTCTTGCATGGGCAGCTTTTGCTCCACAACGTTTTGGTTTTGGCGGGCTCTCTCTCGCGAACCTTTGCCGGCAGAGAGTGCGAATCTGGTGAGTTCGCTCCCATAAAAGGCCCCACAATTTGCCCGCGCTCAGTTTTCAACCTGAACGCAACGTGTGCGGTTCTTTGCAGCGCCGAAAATTCGCACTCTACGGTCCGGTCTTTGGTTTTCCACGGCACAAAAACCAATCAAGTGCGCCAATTAAAAAAGTAGTAATCAAAACTGGGAAATCCGGGAAATATATGTGAAAATAATACGTTGGTAGGGGAAATTTATACCGCAGTAGAAGCCTTGCGGAATTATGAAAGAATTCGGTGAATAAGAGCACACGGCTAACGAACTGTAAATACGCGCTATCTTCCACATCGAGGGCGCTCAACAGGCAACCAACAGCTGATTAAACGCCCATTCCGTGCGTTTCCTacattgtatatttaaatCTCGGATTTTTCGGGTTCGTTGAATTCCTGCATTTCAGAGCAATAAGGAATAAAAGAGCCGCACAGCAGCGGGCTTGGAATTTATGGATTTCTGTGGTGTCCTTGCAAACAAGTGTCGCCTCTGGCAGAACCagattgttattgttgtttttttgtgattaccatttgttgtttctgttgttgtggCAGTCATTATCCTTAATGCCCGTGATGAGGACATGAGTGTGCATCTGTGTGTTTTAagtggctgtgtgtgtttaaGTCAGGCATTGTGGCTTTAAGAGACAATTTCAGAGGCTCAAAAGAGTTGggaattcatttaattaaatcagcCAAAAGCATCATATGTAACAATCACCGCAATTTACATTTATCATCaaattgtttagttttctTCCTTTTGTTATCCTATTGCTAAAGCTTCGTCATTGTTATCAAATACACAAGAATCCAGAGTATTTacccatacatacatacgtctTGAAAATTAAGATTAAATGATTTAGTTATTTGTTAGactcataaataatatttaatttgaatatagttttgcttattaaaatttaaaaacattttagaaGCTATCTTAGATTTATATTCTAATATTTGCCAGAAACCAATTTATCCAAATATTCTTTTTTCAAGCCCCGAAGTTTGAAAGCcctttgaaattgttttaaagttgttcaaaataaaaaaacccAGCTCGTGTTTCGAGAGTTCACAACACTTCACATCTGGCTCACTTGCCAAACGACAGAATGTTGTTTTTGAgttctataaaataaattcacatGCCGAGGGAAAAAAGAGACAGGAACAGAATTGCAACCAAATCCATAGCGACACTTGAGTGGCAGCatcacaaaacaaatattcacGTACACTCGCACAAACACAGTCCTCTCCTGTAGGAGGCACTTTGCCAACACCTGACCTGCCcacctgcctgcctgcctgccacGCCTACCCCATCGGTTCCACCTGCTCCGCCCtccacccaccgcccaacgCCCCCAGGAGCTGCTCCACACGGCTGACTGTCTAGTAGCTGTCCATCAAGTTTgccttaatttaattaagcgcTCAATGTCCTTACTGGCAACACTCTCTCACTCGCACTCACAATGGCAGAGAACACAGAgagaaattaatttcttaatgCGATCAAGCTAAGTGTTAAGAGAAGGGATTAAAACCAaccacttaaaaaaaaaccttttttatCATTGCAAACTGTATAAAAAGGATTGTAAGAATGGATTCTGATGGAGATAAGATTTTCTCCCAGTGCTGAACCACAAGGTAACGCTtgatttgttgctgccttttttCACTCTTGACTGCAGCagacactcacactcacacgctCGCGcgactacacacacacacacacacacacacacagcagtGGCCAGCACTTATACACTTACAGGCCCAGACTTGAACCGCAAAAGCCACAGGCCATTTTGGCATGAAGGATATTACAGAACGCACACAGACGCGCACATCCTGGCATATGTAGTGTGTTGGTGCTGGTGTTGGTGCTAGTGTTGGTGTGCTCCCCAAAGGGGTCTTGTAGACAAGGTTACTGAGAGATGGCAAATTTTTTATAGTGGAATCTTTGCCTGCACCGCCCATCCACCCACCTTCTGCCACATTGCACCCACATTTTCcagcaaaaagcaacaataacatGGCGGCCACCTGCTGCGGCTGCACTTGAGTCGATTTCcctgttttattttccttttctctGCCTGTTTATTTCCCCTGTTACCATATCTATTccgtttgtctgtctgtcactttgtgcatttttaataaacttttgtattttgtatttactttttagACATAACTTTCCTTTGGCTTGActgctgtttttgctgcttttcccTGTGGTAAAATGTTTTTGTCATTCGGATAAAGTTGAAAAGTCAAGTAAAGAACGCtaaatactttatttattattcagcAAATTCCGCTGGTTAAATGGGATTTTTGTAGTgcttttctaaatatttatttttcatgtGCGGCTTGCATggaaatttacttaatttgtttagcaattcgaaaagcatttaattttattttgcggaattccatttgatttgatgtCTCGCCATTTTTAT
Protein-coding sequences here:
- the LOC27207335 gene encoding poly(U)-specific endoribonuclease homolog, with product MDAVQQQTNSTSNIDSAKCQKLKRFVIVGLLITIGILSWHFYEYFHSKPLPKTPDDVLTLSKNLYAEETEVSPYLYKVNLQGKTTSGAHDDRAPRNLFELHQDLLARDANSTTALLMRLFDNYELDVAVQEHPTPEHVQEQHDFLRAVMGTRVMKLTMRYLVHKDIVSVEYDDQLRLLQELWFTPYSRGRGIVGSSSFEHVFMAEIRDQKVLGLHNWLYFADQEQRGNVDYKGWLNHKEMGKHNQMVLSVRYTFHNINKPVNGFFVGTSPELDLALYTACFLATAEEEPCHIQLGHASATIVSHGWKWNGMRLIGTAYPDSS